The genomic stretch ATTTCGACCGACTTAGTAACGCCATGATGGCGAGCCTCTTTGACCTCATCAATCCATTTACCCCCCTTAACGGCGAGTAGGCGTCCCGCAGAAAGCCAATGCTTTTCTAGCCATAGCAGTAGCTTTCGCATCGGAGCGACAGCGCGGCAAACTACCGCGTCGAAGCTGAGATCTTCGAGAACTTCTTCCGCTCGATTGTGATACACCGGGATCTCAAGACCAAGTCGCTCGACGATTTCCTGGGTCGCTTTCGCCTTTTTTCCGACCGAATCGCACAAACTGACACGCACGTCAGGTCGAATAATCGCGATCAATATCCCAGGCACACCCCCGCCACTCCCCATATCAAGGATTTCCTCGTTCGGCTTCAGTTGGCCGGCCAAGGCCATGCTGTCCATAACATCGCGGGAGACAAATTTGTCGTAATCCGTGTGACGCGTTAGGTTTAGCGTCTTATTAATGTCCCAAAGCACGTCCACATAACGCTGAAGCTGTTCACGGACCGGTTCCGGCATCGGCGCTCCGTACTTCTTCAAAGCTTCCTCTAACGTGGCGCTTGGCGACGATTCTGGGGCTGGCGAAACGTCTTCGCTCATACTGGCTTTCAAATAGATTTCTGCAAACGAACCAGTCCACGCCCTACTGGCTGGACGAATTGCCCTATTTGACCATGAACTGGCCGTTTCGGCCATCACACCCAGGGATAACCGAAGCGGTCTATCGCTTCTCGTGCCGATCAAGAACGATCACGCGATGGGCCGTCAAATGCGGCTTGGTAAACTGGTTCAAAGGCGAAACTTGGCCGTAGATACCAACTTGCGTCCGAGAATACCGGCGCAGGTTAAGCCCAGGGGCAGGACTGACAAACTGCAAGATGTTTCCTTGCGAGTCGGTCAGCGCGAACGGGGGCGTGTATTGGCCGTTTT from Blastopirellula marina encodes the following:
- the rsmG gene encoding 16S rRNA (guanine(527)-N(7))-methyltransferase RsmG, which produces MSEDVSPAPESSPSATLEEALKKYGAPMPEPVREQLQRYVDVLWDINKTLNLTRHTDYDKFVSRDVMDSMALAGQLKPNEEILDMGSGGGVPGILIAIIRPDVRVSLCDSVGKKAKATQEIVERLGLEIPVYHNRAEEVLEDLSFDAVVCRAVAPMRKLLLWLEKHWLSAGRLLAVKGGKWIDEVKEARHHGVTKSVEIRNTYEYETPGNDHPSVIVKVWPKGRKEP